The following is a genomic window from Aeromonas sp. FDAARGOS 1405.
ATATCACGGATAATCAGGCCGATTATGCTGTGAAAGTAGCCAAAGCATTGAATGATGCGGGTCTTCGCGCAAAAGCGGACTTGAGAAATGAGAAGATTGGCTTTAAAATCCGCGAGCATACTTTGAAGCGAGTACCTTTCATGCTGGTCTGCGGCGATAAAGAAGTTGAAGCCGGTAAGATTGCAGTACGTACTCGTAAAGGGGCTGACCTGGGCACTTATCCTGTTGAAGAGTTCATCTCTCTGTTGACCCAGGAAGTTCAGACCCGCGGACAAAAGAAAGTGGAGGAATAAGCTATAAAAGGCGGAAAAAAACTGGGTAAGCAACCGCAAGCCCGCGCTCACCGGATCAATGAAGAGATCCGTCTGAAAGAAGTTCGTCTGACTGGTCTGGATGGTGAAGCCATTGGCATCACCTCCATTCAGGATGCTCTGAACTTGGCCGCAGAGGCCGGAGTTGATCTGGTCGAGATCAGTCCAAATGCTGAGCCGCCCGTTTGCCGGATCATGGATTACGGCAAATTCCTCTACGAAAAGAGCAAAACAACCAAAGAACAGAAGAAAAAGCAGAAAGTCGTCCAGGTCAAGGAAATCAAATTCCGTCCTGGCACTGACGAAGGCGACTATCAGGTAAAACTACGCAACCTGGTTCGCTTTCTGGAAGACGGGGACAAGGCTAAGGTCACTCTGCGCTTCCGTGGTCGTGAAATGGCCCACCAGGATCTTGGTATCAAGGTTTTGGAGCGTGTCAAGAACGATCTGGAAGAGTTGGCCGTAGTCGAGTCGTTCCCGAAAGTCGAAGGCCGTCAAGCTGTGATGGTCCTCGCACCTAAGAAGAAATCTTAAGGCCCACAAGAAATTGACTCATGGGGCTATCCCCATGAGTCGGTTCGCCTTGCGATTTTGTTGTCACTCACAATGCGGAGTATGAAATGCCGAAGATGAAAACCAACCGGGGCGCCGCAAAGCGCTTCAAGAAGACTGGCTCAGGTCGCTTCAAGTGCAAGCACAACCACCTGCGTCACATCCTGACCAAGAAGAGCAGTAAGCGTAAGCGTCAGCTGGGACCGAAGTTCTTTGTTTCCGCTGCCGACCACAAACGTGTTGTCGCTTGTCTGCCGTACGCATAAGGGGGGATGTGAAAAATGCCAAGAGTTAAACGTGGTGTGACTGCTCGTGCTCGTCACAAGAAAGTAATGAAAGCCGCCAAGGGTTACTACGGCGCCCGTTCCCGTGTCTACCGCGTAGCGGTACAAGCGGTAACCAAAGCTGGTCAGTATGCCTACCGTGACCGTCGCCAGAAAAAGCGTCAGTTCCGTCAGCTGTGGATTGCACGTATCAACGCTGCAGCCCGTCAGAACGGTCTGTCCTACAGCCGTCTGATCAACGGTCTGAAGAAGGCTTCTATCGAGATCGATCGCAAGATCCTGTCCGATATCGCCGTTCACGACAAGCTGGCTTTCACCGCCCTGGTTGAAAAAGCTAAAGCAGCTCTGGTCTAATCCAGCTCTGTTATAAAAAATAAAGGAGGCTCAGGCCTCCTTTTTTGTATCTGTAATCCGCAGCGCTACATCACATAGTCCTTTCTCTTGCTACATCTGTCAGCCGGTTAACACATTCTCCACAGAAGGTGATATGTGAGAGATGTCTAGTTCTACAAACATCAGATATGCCAACAAACTAATTTTTTATTCCATTATTTGAGAGTGTAGGTGAGCTGGTGAGACTCACTTGATATAACAAAATGATTTGTAGGGAGAAAAGCCCACCTTAACTATGGTCAGCGAAGGGGCTTTTTTTGTATTATTCCCCTCTTGACCTTATTTAGCCTAAAGGCTCCTGTACCGGGAGTGGTGACGAGGAAGACATGCAACAGCTTGAAGAAGTAGTCGGCCAAGCCAGAGCCGAAATTGAGGGCGTGAGCGATATCGCTACCCTCGACGAGATCCGGGTCAAATATCTGGGTAAAAAGGGCTTTTTTACCGAGCAGATGAAGGGCCTGGGTGCCTTGTCTGCCGAAGAGCGTCCCGCCGCGGGCGCCGTGATCAACCAGGCCAAACAGCAGGTTCAGGATGCCCTGAACGAGCGTCGTGAAGCACTCGAAGTCGCCGTGCTGAACCAGAAGCTGGCCGCCGAGACCATTGACGTCAGCCTGCCGGGCCGCCGGATCGAGAATGGCGGTCTGCACCCGGTAACCCGCACCATTGAACGCATCGAGCGCCTGTTTGGCGAGATGGGCTTCAAGGTGGCCCGTGGTCCCGAGATTGAAGATGGCTTCCACAACTTCGATGCGTTGAACATTCCGGCTCACCATCCGGCGCGTACCGATCACGATACCTTCTACTTCAATCCTGATCTGATGCTGCGTACCCACACCTCGGGCGTGCAGATCCGTACCATGGAGCATCAGCAGCCGCCGATCCGCATCATTGCACCGGGCCGCGTCTATCGTAACGACTACGACATGACCCACACCCCGATGTTCCATCAGGTTGAAGGTCTGCTGGTTGACGAGCATGCCAGCTTTACCGAGCTGAAGGGCATTCTGCACGACTTCCTGCGCAACTACTTCGAGGAAGACCTGACCATTCGCTTCCGTCCTTCCTATTTCCCATTCACCGAGCCGAGCGCCGAAGTAGACGTGATGGGCAAGAACGGCAAGTGGCTGGAAGTGCTGGGCTGCGGCATGGTGCACCCGAACGTGCTGCGTTCGGTCGGTATCGATCCGGAAAAGTACTCCGGCTTTGCCTTCGGCATGGGCGTTGAGCGCCTGACCATGCTGCGTTACGGGGTCAACGACCTGCGTGCCTTCTTCGAAAACGACCTGCGCTTCCTCAAGCAGTTCAAGTAAGGGCGAGAGAACATGAAATTCAGTAAATCCTGGGTGATGGAGTGGGTCCGCACCGAGTTGAGTGACAATGCACTGGCCGAGCAGATCACCATGGCCGGTCTGGAAGTGGACGCCGTGGAAGCGGTGGCTGGCCAGTTCAATAATGTGGTGGTGGGTGAAGTGGTCGAGTGCGCCCAGCATCCGGACGCCGACAAGCTACGTGTAACCAAGGTCAACGTGGGCGAAGCCGAGCTGCTGGATATCGTCTGTGGCGCGCCGAACTGCCGTCAGGGCTTGAAAGTGTGTGTAGCCAAAGTAGGGGCGACCCTGCCGGGTGATTTCACCATCAAGAAAGCCAAGCTGCGTGGCCAGCCGTCTCACGGCATGCTTTGCTCTTTCAGCGAGCTGGGTATCGACGTTGAAGCCGATGGCATCATCGAGCTGCCGGCCGATGCCCCCATCGGTAGCGATATTCGTGACTACCTCAATCTGAACGACGTCTCCATCGACGTGGATCTGACTCCGAACCGTGCCGATTGCCTCGGTATCGCCGGTCTGGCCCGCGAAATCGGCGTGCTCAACAGTGTGGACGTGGTCGAGCCGACCTGGGCACCAGCTGTTGCCACCATCGATGCTATCTTCCCGATCCGGGTTGAAGCGCCGGCAGATTGCCCTCGTTATCTGGGGCGCGTCATCAAGGGGCTGAACTTGCAGGCCCAGAGCCCGCTCTGGATGCAAGAGAAGCTGCGTCGGGGCGGCATTCGCTCCATCGATGCCATCGTCGATATCACCAACTACCTGCTGCTGGAATTCGGTCAGCCGATGCATGCCTTCGATCTGGCGACCCTGGAAGGGGAACTGGTGGTGCGTCGTGCCCACGCCGATGAGCCGATGACCCTGCTCGATGGCAACGAAGTAAAGCTCAAAGAGACTACCCTGGTGATTGCCGATGCCAAAGGTCCTGCCTGCATGGCCGGTATCTTCGGCGGCAACCGCACCGGTGTATCCGAGACCACTACCGACATCCTGCTGGAGTGTGCCTTCTTCGCGCCGCTCTCCATCACAGGTCGTGCCCGTGCTTACGGTCTGCACACCGACTCTTCCCATCGCTTCGAGCGCGGTGTTGATCCCGAGCTGCAAGCCAAGGTGATGGACCGTGCAACTCGCCTGCTGCTGGATATCTGCGGCGGTGAAGCGGGTCCGGTCATCGAGGTCAAATCCGATGCCCATCTGCCCAAGGCTGCCCCCATCAAGCTGCGTCGCGCCAAGCTCGACAAGGTGATCGGTATCAGCGTGGCGGATGCTCAGGTGGTCGAGATCCTGACCCGCCTCGGCATGCAAGTCACTGTGGATGCTGACGGTTGGACGGCTCTGGCACCCTCCTGGCGTTTTGATATCGCCATCGAGGAAGATCTCATCGAGGAAGTGGCCCGCATCTACGGCTACAACAATATCCCGAACCTGAAACCCGCCGCCTCTCTGGCGATGGTGGAGCAGGCAGAAGGGCAGGTGACCCTGAAGCGCGTACGCGATCTGCTGGTTGACCGCGGTTTCCAGGAAGCGATCACCTACAGCTTCGTCGATCCCAAGACCCAGCAAACCCTGTTCCCGCAGAGCGATGCCATCGTACTGCCGAACCCGATCTCGGTCGAGATGTCCGCCATGCGCGTCTCTCTGTTCCCGGGTCTGGTGCAGGCCGTCGTTTACAACCAGAACCGTCAGCAGCCGCGCGTGCGTCTGTTCGAGCAGGGTCTGCGTTTCATCAAGGATGAAAGCGCCGAGAACGGCATCCGTCAGGAGCCGATGCTGGCCGGTATCATCACTGGCAACCAGAGCGACGAGCACTGGGATATCAAAACCCGCGCCGCCGACTTCTTTGATTTGAAAGGGGATCTGGAAGCGGTGCTGGACTTGACCGCCGAAGGGGCCACCTTTACCTTCGAGCGCACCGAGCACAGCGCCCTGCACCCGGGCCAGAGCGCAGCCATCCTGCGCAATGGCGAGATCATCGGCCACATCGGCGTGATCCACCCGAGCCTCGAGAAGAAGCTGGGCCTCAAGAGCCGCGCGGTGATGTTTGAGCTGGAGCTGGACAAGCTGACCCCGGCCAAGGTGCCTGTGGCAGCCGAAGTTTCCAAGTTCCCGGCGAACCGTCGCGACATCGCCGTCGTGGTCGATCGTCAGGTTCTGGCAGGTGATGTGCTTGCGGTAATTAAAAAAGTTGGCGGAAATCAGGTAGTTGGAATAAACTTGTTTGACGTATACCAGGGTGCTGGTATGGCAGAGGACAAGAAGAGCCTGGCCATCAGTCTTGTATTGCAAGACACCCAGCGCACCCTGGAGGAGAAAGAGATTGCCGAGACCGTAGACAATGTCGTGCGGGCCCTTGGTGAAGAGTTGAATGCATCCTTGAGGGATTGATCTATGGCGCTTACCAAAGCCGACATTGCAGAGCACCTGTTCACCCAGCTCGGGATGAGCAAGCGTGAAGCCAAAGATATGGTGGAAGCCTTCTTTGAGGAAATCCGACAGGCGCTTGAGCGTGGTGAACAAGTCAAGATTTCAGGCTTCGGTAACTTTGACCTTCGTGAGAAGAATCAGCGTCCCGGACGCAACCCCAAGACGGGCGAGGATATTCCTATCAGCGCCCGCCGCGTGGTGACCTTCCGGCCTGGCCAGAAGCTCAAGGCCAGGGTAGAAAATGTTGAACCCAACGAGTGATAAAAAGCCAGGCAGATGCCTGGCTTTTGTTTTCAGATGACCAAATTCCCCGTTTTTCTTCTGGGGGCCGTACTGGCACTGCCATTGCACGCCAAGCCTTTGCAGACCACAGTGCTGCCGTTGGCGCCGGCGACCCAGGCTTATGTAAATTCACTGAGTCAGCTTTCGCTCTGCTATCCTGCGACGCTTCCTCCACCATACCTGATGGCCGAGGGGGGACTGCTCAAGGATCGTCTCGCCCGGTTGCAGGAGCTGTTCCCGGTTCCCCTCGTGCTCAAAGAGTTGCCCGATTGGCAGACATTGCGCAACGGGCTCGCAGAGGGGGAATGCGACATCATTCCCTATGTCGGAACCCGCAAGAAGGCCGTGGAGGGTATGCGGTTAAGTCGTCCGATGATGGAAACCGATGCCGCCATCCTCTACAAGGGTGAAAATCTCAAACAGGCCCGCTTTCTGGTCTACTCGCTGGCAGACTCTGCCCGCCTGCTGCACGAGCTCTATCCCCAGGCACGCATTATTTCCCTAAAAAGCGGAGAGAAGGTCTACGACGCGCTGCAGAGTGGCAAGGGGGATGCCTATCTGGGGGACTATCTGCAACTGCGCTATCTGATGCGCGAGTTTCCTGCCGATGGTTTGCGCCTGCGCCGCCTGTTTGGTGAGGATCGGATCATCAGCTATCGCTTGATGATGCGTGATCAGCCTGAGTTGGCCAATCTGGTGGACACCCTGATCCGTCATATGCCCGCCGGTACTATCTATACCGATCTGGCCCGTTATCTCGATCAGGGGTCGCTCTACGTCAACCAACCCCACTTCAGCGATACCGAGCAGGCCTGGTTATCCGGCCGCGGTCGCACCATTCGCCTGGTGGTCAATCCCGAGTTGATGCCCTATAGCGGCGTCAATGATCTGGGGGAGCCGAAAGGGTGGAGCGCGGATGTGTTGCGCTGGGTCACCCAGGAGACCGGCCTGAAATACAAGCTGGTGCCTGCCGCCAGCAAGGCGGAGGCCGTAGAAAAGCTGCGTCGTGGTGAGGCGGATATGATGGCCGGTTTGCCGGAATCCCCGGCATTGACGGATCAGTTCATTTTCAGCCGGACGATCTCCACCAACCGGTTTGCCTTTATCAGCAAGCGCAAGCTGGCTGCTGATCGCATTACCCAACTCAAGCGGCAGCGTATTCTGGTGCCGGAATCCCTCTACGATCCCTCCTTGCTCGCCCTGCTCGGTGATCAGGAGTGGGTTCGCACCGACGGCATCGAACAGGGGCTGGCAGCGATCAAACATGGCAAGGCTGACGCCATGCTGAGCGAGCTATATCAGCTGCAATATCCCCAGCGTACCAACTTGCTGGAAGGGCTCGATATTGAGGAGCTGGAAGATCGCTTCAGTCTTGGCTTTGCCATCAACAAGAGTCAGACCGAACTGGCCGGGGTGATGGATCGCAACCTGATGGCCCTTACCAGCACCCAGATTGACGAACTTAACCAGCGCTGGCGCCGCTTGCTCGTCGTGCAGCAACCCGGTGTGAGCTACGCCGCCTGGTTTGGCTCCATCGCCATGGCACTGCTGATCAGCGGTATTGTCATCGGCGGGATCTGGCGTTCTCGCCAGCAACTGGCAAGGGAAGTGGCCCAGCGTCACGCCGCCGAGAAGGCGCTGGCCATCGAGAGCGAGCTGCGGGAAACCATGTTTCAGGCGTTGCCGGTGCCCGTCTATCTGCGCAACAGCCAGGGCAAGGTGATCAAATCCAATAAACAGGGGCGACGTCTGGCCCTGCGCTACTCTCAGCAGTTGATGCTGCCGCCGGTTCAGCCGCAAAAGAGCGAAGGGGAGCTGGTGCTGGGGGAGCAGGTCTTCGCCTATGCCCAGCATCCGCTGCGGCTGGACAAGCAAGCACCTGCCACCGATCTCATCGCCCTGTCGGATATCAGTGTGCTGCGTGAGCAGGCCCGTTTTCTACGTCAGGCAGAGCGCCGCCTGCGTGCCCTGACCAATACAGTCCCCGGCGTGGTGCTGCAGTTTATGTTCGAGCGGGGACGGGTAGGGGCCATCGAGTTTATCAGCCGAGGCTGTTACGAGCTGCTGGGGCTGGCGAGCCAGCAGATCCGCCGTGAGCCCAAACGGGTGCTCATTATGCTTGAGCGCGAGGATCGCCGCCGGGTAAGCCGTGAGATGTTCGCCATGTTGCAGGCTGGCAAACCCTTCGCATTCACCCTGCGCTATCACCATCCGACCAAGGGTCTGCGCTGGTTGCAGCTCTATGGCCGTGGCCGCAGTCAACCGCATGGTTGGCGAATTTATGCGGTGATGCAGGATGCCACTGCCCGGGTCGAGCAGGATCAAGCATTGCAGCACTCCCATGAACAGGCGCAGCAGGCGGTGCAGGCCAAGGGCCGTTTCCTGGCGGCGATTAGCCACGAGATCCGTACACCGATGAACGCCATGCTCGGCTTGCTTGAGTGGCTGGCCAGCACCCCTTTGTCGAGAGAACAGGATTCGGCGCTGGCGCGGGTGCGTCAGGCGGGGGATGAGCTGCTCGGCCTGCTCAACGATGTACTCGACTTTAGTCGCAACGAAAACAGCAAACTCTCCCTCTCGCCCCAGCCCACCGATTTCGCCGAGCTGTGCGAGCACGTGGCGGCGGTGCACTGGAGTAAGGCCAGATCCAAACGGCTGCAATTACGATTGCGGCTTGACCCTGCCTTGCCAGCCTTGCTGACTCTCGATCCCCATCGGGTACGGCAAGTGCTCCACAATCTGCTCTCCAATGCCATCAAGTTCAGCCTGCGTGGGGAAGTGGTGCTGTGGGTCGAGGTAGTCGCATCGACCTTGCGCTTCGGGGTCGATGATGAAGGGCCGGGGATCACCGCCAAGATGCGTCCTACTCTCTTTATGCCATTCGAACAGTTTGCTGTTGAAGGGCAGTTGCGGGCGCCGGGCACCGGCCTTGGTCTGGCGATCTGCAAGCAGCTGCTCGAGCAGATGGGCGGGTTGATCGATGTCGAGGGACGCCCGGGCGGTGGTAGCCGCTTCTTCTGCGAGTTGCCGTTGCAACAGGTTCAGCAAGATATCGATTGGCAGCCAAGAGTACGCCAGTTATCCCTCTCACTGCCTCACGATGAGGTTTTGGGGGTCACGCCCTGGTTGTCCAGGCTCGGTATTCATGTTGCCAGTCGTGCGGTTGATCTGCTGCAGGCCGAGAGAGACGAGGATAGTCTGTATCACTGGTCATGGCAGGGGGAGTCCTGGGTGCCGGGCACCATGATCAGCCTGTTCCAGCCACGGATGACATCAGAGCAACCTGTGGGTGAGATGCAGCCTGGGCTTGGTATGCGGGTACTGCTTGTTGAGGATCACGATGTCAACCGGGAGCTGATCTGTATGCAACTGGGGCAACTGGGTGCAAGCGTAGTCAGTGCCGCCAATGGGCAGCTGGCGCTGGAGATGCTGGTGAAGCACCAGGTGGATCTTGTGTTGACAGACCTGCAGATGCCGGTGATGAACGGGGCCGAACTGTGCAGGCAATTGCGTAAATCCGCGCGTTGGGCCCGTCTTCCGGTCTATGTGATCACCGCAGATCTCAGTGAGCAAGCGGCAAGGGAGCTGCAATCCTGCGGTTGCGATGGTCATCTGGACAAGCCGGTCGCCCTCAAGGTGCTGGCGACCTTGCTGCGCCATATTGGCAAAGAGGGGAGCAATGCTGTCGCCCCGACGCCGGTTGCCTCGTTGCTGACCGATGAACTGGCTGCCCTTTATCTGAAGGCTACCCGTGATGATTTGGCCGAACTTGAACGCTGCTGCACAGAAGAAGATGAAGTTGGCGTGAATGCTGCTTTACACAAGCTGAAGGGGGCCGCCAGAATGGTAGGAGCCACGGCGCTGGTGACGGTGATTGACGAGTGGCAACAAGCCCCCCATCCAGCTCTCCAGAGCAGTTTGAACCGGGCGTTGGATGAGTTCAGCCAGCATTTCTCGAAAAGGACCCAAGATGATCATTACTGATGAAGAACTGCTGGCGTTGCTCGACTCGGAAGAGCACGAGGCGGCAGATTTTTGCCCTGTCTTGCTCTATGCGCTTGATCGGGCCTCCCATGAGCTGGCAAAGAGCACGACACTCCCCTCCTATGTCACTTTGCAGCGCACCCAACCGGACGCCTGCTGGCAGTGGGAAGGGTTGTTTGCGGCAGGAGCCATTGCCCTTTACGATCCTGCCGCTCACCAGCAGGCGGACTATTTCCCCGAGTTGCAGCATCATCAGGGAATTTATGCCATTGGTGAAGATTGGCTGGGAGGACTTGCCGCCAGTTACCGTGACTGGAACAACTGGCTGGCGGCCAAGCGGGTACTGCTGCTAGAAGATCACCCGTTTCAGGGGATGCAGTTACAGCAGGCTATCGCCGAACTGGGGCTCTCCTGCCAGTGGGTGCAGGATGAAACTGCCTGTCTTGCTGCGTTGGAGGCTGGCGACATCAGTCTGCTGGTGTGTGATCTCAGTCTGGTGGAGCAGGATGCCATCAGCCTGCTGATGAGCCAGCCGCAAATTCAGCGCAGCGGGTTGCCGATCATTCTCTTGTCGGCGCACGAGCAGACATTGATCGACGGTGCCCGCCGTCTGCTGCACGATGCCGGTTTCAATGTGCTGGCTGCACTGGCCAAGCCACTCGATGGCAACGAGTTGCTCAGGTTGCTGCGCGGACTCTATCTGGGGCCTCTGCGTCAGCGTCGGCTGAGTGGCCAACGTCGAACAATTCGTCGTTGGCAGGGGGAAGTGCAGGGTCAGCTTGGGCTGCTCTCCAGCCCCGCGACTCCTCATCCGGTCTGGCTGGCGGTAACGGGTTTACCCGGCCGCTGGGAGGCACTTAAAGAGTGGTTGACGGATCAGTCACGTAGCCCCACAGAGCTGACATTATTGATCCATCGTCGGGATCACCTGTTGAGCAATGGAGAGCGGTTTGCGCTGGTACTGCAAGCGAGTCTGGCGGGGAGCAAGCTGGCGTTGCTGCTCGATAACAGCCAGCATTTGCCATTCGATCTGCTGGAGCGTTTGCCGTTGAGCGCTTTGCTGCTGGGGCAGGCGCTTTTACCCGAAATAGAGTCATTGGCCATGGACTCCCTGCTGGGACGCTTTATGGCCCGAGTCAGAGAGCTGGGGATCGCCGTCTATCTCGATGATCCTTACAATCTGCTCGACGCCGAGGTGTGGCGGGAGCAGGGTATTGCGGGGCGCTGGTAACCCGTGCCCCGTTATCTCTGCTGGCCCATCCATCGGGAGCGTCTCTGCAAGGGGCTGGCAGGCTGGCCCCATCCGGCTTCGCGGTCGGTACTGCCACTGACGATGCAGGTCGCCGACCAACCTTGTCTGCTACGAGAGCTGCAGGGGGTGGATCCTGACCGTATGCTGGCCGCCTATGATGCGCTCAGTGAGGAGAGCATCTACTTGCGTTTTATGCGCCCCAAACGGAGGCCACCGCCGGAGCAGGTGGCCCAGTTTCTCAATTACCATCCCGAACACCAGATCTCGCTGTTGCTGACCGATCTTGCCGGTGAGCCGCTGGCTCAGGCTCAGTCCATCCGGCGTCGACTCCATCCGGAGCGTGCCGAATTTTCCTGCATCGTGGCAGATCATTTCCAGCACAAGGGAGCGGGACGGCGCATTCTGCTGGCGCTGGCACTGCTGGCCCGAGCTGAGGGGATCTGTGAGTGGACCGCGGAGGTGCTGGCCCAGAATCGTCCCATGCTCACTTTGCTCAAGCGCCTTGGTCTGCCGCTGACCCTGGTAACCGGGCGGGAGATGGTTTTTGTCAGGCTCGATCTGACCGTGCTGGATGAGTGGTTGCCCGCACAGCCACGCCAAGCTTTTAAGACCAAGGGCGAATAGTGGCGCTTTTTTCCCTGTGCTAAGGTCACACTATTATGCGGGGATAGACGGAGCAGCTTATGGCGCAGTCATACAAACATATCGTGATCCTGACCGGAGCGGGGATCTCTGCCGAATCCGGCATCAAGACTTTTCGTGCCTGCGACGGTTTGTGGGAAGAGCACAAGGTCGAGGACGTGGCGACCCCCGAGGGTTATGCTCGTGATCCCGATCTGGTGCTGCGCTTTTACAACTCCCGCCGCAAACAGCTGCAACAGCCCCAGGTTCACCCCAATCCGGCCCACTATGCGTTGGCTCGTCTCGAGCGGCTTTTGCCCGGCACGGTCACCCTGGTGACCCAGAACA
Proteins encoded in this region:
- a CDS encoding GNAT family N-acetyltransferase, with protein sequence MPRYLCWPIHRERLCKGLAGWPHPASRSVLPLTMQVADQPCLLRELQGVDPDRMLAAYDALSEESIYLRFMRPKRRPPPEQVAQFLNYHPEHQISLLLTDLAGEPLAQAQSIRRRLHPERAEFSCIVADHFQHKGAGRRILLALALLARAEGICEWTAEVLAQNRPMLTLLKRLGLPLTLVTGREMVFVRLDLTVLDEWLPAQPRQAFKTKGE
- the pheS gene encoding phenylalanine--tRNA ligase subunit alpha, with the translated sequence MQQLEEVVGQARAEIEGVSDIATLDEIRVKYLGKKGFFTEQMKGLGALSAEERPAAGAVINQAKQQVQDALNERREALEVAVLNQKLAAETIDVSLPGRRIENGGLHPVTRTIERIERLFGEMGFKVARGPEIEDGFHNFDALNIPAHHPARTDHDTFYFNPDLMLRTHTSGVQIRTMEHQQPPIRIIAPGRVYRNDYDMTHTPMFHQVEGLLVDEHASFTELKGILHDFLRNYFEEDLTIRFRPSYFPFTEPSAEVDVMGKNGKWLEVLGCGMVHPNVLRSVGIDPEKYSGFAFGMGVERLTMLRYGVNDLRAFFENDLRFLKQFK
- a CDS encoding response regulator is translated as MIITDEELLALLDSEEHEAADFCPVLLYALDRASHELAKSTTLPSYVTLQRTQPDACWQWEGLFAAGAIALYDPAAHQQADYFPELQHHQGIYAIGEDWLGGLAASYRDWNNWLAAKRVLLLEDHPFQGMQLQQAIAELGLSCQWVQDETACLAALEAGDISLLVCDLSLVEQDAISLLMSQPQIQRSGLPIILLSAHEQTLIDGARRLLHDAGFNVLAALAKPLDGNELLRLLRGLYLGPLRQRRLSGQRRTIRRWQGEVQGQLGLLSSPATPHPVWLAVTGLPGRWEALKEWLTDQSRSPTELTLLIHRRDHLLSNGERFALVLQASLAGSKLALLLDNSQHLPFDLLERLPLSALLLGQALLPEIESLAMDSLLGRFMARVRELGIAVYLDDPYNLLDAEVWREQGIAGRW
- the pheT gene encoding phenylalanine--tRNA ligase subunit beta → MKFSKSWVMEWVRTELSDNALAEQITMAGLEVDAVEAVAGQFNNVVVGEVVECAQHPDADKLRVTKVNVGEAELLDIVCGAPNCRQGLKVCVAKVGATLPGDFTIKKAKLRGQPSHGMLCSFSELGIDVEADGIIELPADAPIGSDIRDYLNLNDVSIDVDLTPNRADCLGIAGLAREIGVLNSVDVVEPTWAPAVATIDAIFPIRVEAPADCPRYLGRVIKGLNLQAQSPLWMQEKLRRGGIRSIDAIVDITNYLLLEFGQPMHAFDLATLEGELVVRRAHADEPMTLLDGNEVKLKETTLVIADAKGPACMAGIFGGNRTGVSETTTDILLECAFFAPLSITGRARAYGLHTDSSHRFERGVDPELQAKVMDRATRLLLDICGGEAGPVIEVKSDAHLPKAAPIKLRRAKLDKVIGISVADAQVVEILTRLGMQVTVDADGWTALAPSWRFDIAIEEDLIEEVARIYGYNNIPNLKPAASLAMVEQAEGQVTLKRVRDLLVDRGFQEAITYSFVDPKTQQTLFPQSDAIVLPNPISVEMSAMRVSLFPGLVQAVVYNQNRQQPRVRLFEQGLRFIKDESAENGIRQEPMLAGIITGNQSDEHWDIKTRAADFFDLKGDLEAVLDLTAEGATFTFERTEHSALHPGQSAAILRNGEIIGHIGVIHPSLEKKLGLKSRAVMFELELDKLTPAKVPVAAEVSKFPANRRDIAVVVDRQVLAGDVLAVIKKVGGNQVVGINLFDVYQGAGMAEDKKSLAISLVLQDTQRTLEEKEIAETVDNVVRALGEELNASLRD
- the infC gene encoding translation initiation factor IF-3 gives rise to the protein MGKQPQARAHRINEEIRLKEVRLTGLDGEAIGITSIQDALNLAAEAGVDLVEISPNAEPPVCRIMDYGKFLYEKSKTTKEQKKKQKVVQVKEIKFRPGTDEGDYQVKLRNLVRFLEDGDKAKVTLRFRGREMAHQDLGIKVLERVKNDLEELAVVESFPKVEGRQAVMVLAPKKKS
- the rpmI gene encoding 50S ribosomal protein L35, translating into MPKMKTNRGAAKRFKKTGSGRFKCKHNHLRHILTKKSSKRKRQLGPKFFVSAADHKRVVACLPYA
- the ihfA gene encoding integration host factor subunit alpha; translation: MALTKADIAEHLFTQLGMSKREAKDMVEAFFEEIRQALERGEQVKISGFGNFDLREKNQRPGRNPKTGEDIPISARRVVTFRPGQKLKARVENVEPNE
- a CDS encoding transporter substrate-binding domain-containing protein; the encoded protein is MPGFCFQMTKFPVFLLGAVLALPLHAKPLQTTVLPLAPATQAYVNSLSQLSLCYPATLPPPYLMAEGGLLKDRLARLQELFPVPLVLKELPDWQTLRNGLAEGECDIIPYVGTRKKAVEGMRLSRPMMETDAAILYKGENLKQARFLVYSLADSARLLHELYPQARIISLKSGEKVYDALQSGKGDAYLGDYLQLRYLMREFPADGLRLRRLFGEDRIISYRLMMRDQPELANLVDTLIRHMPAGTIYTDLARYLDQGSLYVNQPHFSDTEQAWLSGRGRTIRLVVNPELMPYSGVNDLGEPKGWSADVLRWVTQETGLKYKLVPAASKAEAVEKLRRGEADMMAGLPESPALTDQFIFSRTISTNRFAFISKRKLAADRITQLKRQRILVPESLYDPSLLALLGDQEWVRTDGIEQGLAAIKHGKADAMLSELYQLQYPQRTNLLEGLDIEELEDRFSLGFAINKSQTELAGVMDRNLMALTSTQIDELNQRWRRLLVVQQPGVSYAAWFGSIAMALLISGIVIGGIWRSRQQLAREVAQRHAAEKALAIESELRETMFQALPVPVYLRNSQGKVIKSNKQGRRLALRYSQQLMLPPVQPQKSEGELVLGEQVFAYAQHPLRLDKQAPATDLIALSDISVLREQARFLRQAERRLRALTNTVPGVVLQFMFERGRVGAIEFISRGCYELLGLASQQIRREPKRVLIMLEREDRRRVSREMFAMLQAGKPFAFTLRYHHPTKGLRWLQLYGRGRSQPHGWRIYAVMQDATARVEQDQALQHSHEQAQQAVQAKGRFLAAISHEIRTPMNAMLGLLEWLASTPLSREQDSALARVRQAGDELLGLLNDVLDFSRNENSKLSLSPQPTDFAELCEHVAAVHWSKARSKRLQLRLRLDPALPALLTLDPHRVRQVLHNLLSNAIKFSLRGEVVLWVEVVASTLRFGVDDEGPGITAKMRPTLFMPFEQFAVEGQLRAPGTGLGLAICKQLLEQMGGLIDVEGRPGGGSRFFCELPLQQVQQDIDWQPRVRQLSLSLPHDEVLGVTPWLSRLGIHVASRAVDLLQAERDEDSLYHWSWQGESWVPGTMISLFQPRMTSEQPVGEMQPGLGMRVLLVEDHDVNRELICMQLGQLGASVVSAANGQLALEMLVKHQVDLVLTDLQMPVMNGAELCRQLRKSARWARLPVYVITADLSEQAARELQSCGCDGHLDKPVALKVLATLLRHIGKEGSNAVAPTPVASLLTDELAALYLKATRDDLAELERCCTEEDEVGVNAALHKLKGAARMVGATALVTVIDEWQQAPHPALQSSLNRALDEFSQHFSKRTQDDHY
- the rplT gene encoding 50S ribosomal protein L20, producing MPRVKRGVTARARHKKVMKAAKGYYGARSRVYRVAVQAVTKAGQYAYRDRRQKKRQFRQLWIARINAAARQNGLSYSRLINGLKKASIEIDRKILSDIAVHDKLAFTALVEKAKAALV